Proteins from a genomic interval of Undibacterium parvum:
- a CDS encoding helix-turn-helix transcriptional regulator, translated as MLEILGMRQKELLKLLLKNKTGMTADELSAQLSITRNAVRQHLASLENDGLLKKGQTRASGGRPEQLYLLTDKGNECFTRHYAWFAQLLVESLQQESGADEVGERFTLMGTRIGKQLSSQHPELSVRADKVKKLAEIMEQLGYSANAMLSDNAEKIEASNCVFHTLAVANPHICKFDVALLSAFTDSAVEHQECMATGGNVCRFKFKAS; from the coding sequence GTGCTAGAAATATTGGGAATGCGGCAGAAAGAATTACTCAAGCTGCTGTTAAAAAATAAGACAGGGATGACCGCCGATGAATTATCGGCGCAACTGAGCATCACCCGCAATGCGGTACGCCAGCATTTGGCATCTTTGGAGAATGATGGGCTTTTAAAAAAAGGGCAAACCCGCGCCTCGGGTGGCCGACCAGAGCAGCTTTACTTACTCACCGACAAAGGCAATGAATGCTTTACCCGGCATTACGCCTGGTTTGCTCAATTGCTAGTCGAGTCGCTGCAACAAGAGAGTGGAGCCGATGAGGTCGGCGAACGTTTCACTTTGATGGGTACGCGCATAGGTAAGCAATTGAGCAGCCAACATCCAGAACTAAGCGTGCGCGCCGACAAAGTAAAAAAACTAGCCGAAATCATGGAGCAATTGGGCTACAGCGCGAATGCTATGTTGAGCGACAATGCGGAAAAAATCGAAGCAAGTAATTGCGTCTTCCATACTCTGGCGGTGGCGAATCCGCACATTTGTAAATTCGATGTCGCACTACTCTCGGCTTTCACCGATAGCGCGGTAGAACATCAAGAGTGCATGGCGACCGGTGGCAATGTGTGTCGCTTCAAATTCAAAGCCAGCTAG
- a CDS encoding rubredoxin — protein MKTYQCAICGFIYDESLGLPEEGIAAGTRWTDIDEAWKCPDCGVAKADFDMQEV, from the coding sequence ATGAAAACATATCAATGCGCCATTTGCGGTTTTATTTACGATGAAAGCTTAGGTCTGCCAGAGGAGGGGATCGCCGCCGGTACACGATGGACAGACATCGATGAAGCTTGGAAATGCCCTGATTGCGGCGTTGCCAAAGCCGACTTTGATATGCAAGAAGTATAG
- a CDS encoding c-type cytochrome, whose translation MKIILTTVTLLSALLAPLAQAEGDLKNGQLLYGAQCIACHSIAASMAGPAHKGVFGRKAGSVADFEYSPALKKSKLLWTEKNLDLWLSNPEKFIPGQKMGYAVASAKDREDLIAYLKSQP comes from the coding sequence ATGAAAATTATTCTAACTACAGTCACGCTGTTGAGCGCCTTGCTCGCGCCACTGGCGCAGGCTGAAGGCGATTTAAAAAACGGTCAGCTTTTGTACGGTGCGCAGTGTATCGCCTGTCACTCCATCGCTGCGAGTATGGCCGGGCCAGCGCATAAGGGCGTGTTTGGTCGAAAAGCCGGTAGCGTTGCTGATTTTGAGTACAGCCCCGCCCTCAAAAAGTCTAAGCTGCTGTGGACAGAAAAGAACCTGGATCTGTGGTTGAGTAATCCAGAAAAATTCATCCCTGGGCAAAAAATGGGCTATGCCGTGGCCAGCGCCAAAGACCGCGAAGATTTGATCGCCTATCTCAAAAGCCAGCCTTAA
- a CDS encoding type 2 periplasmic-binding domain-containing protein, producing MKNALFPTVIATVLSMITLPALAELVIVVNPQNQASRMTSAQASQFFLGGSVMFTPLEQADGSAIRSEFYKKVLEKEPSQVQAIWAKIVFTGKGKPPKEYKSSVEVKKAISENVNAIGYIEKSAVDDSVKVIATIP from the coding sequence ATGAAAAACGCTCTTTTCCCCACAGTAATCGCCACTGTTTTATCAATGATTACGCTGCCCGCCTTAGCCGAACTTGTCATCGTCGTTAATCCTCAAAACCAAGCCTCGCGCATGACGTCGGCGCAAGCCTCACAATTTTTCCTTGGCGGCTCGGTCATGTTTACTCCTCTTGAGCAAGCGGACGGTTCAGCGATCCGTAGCGAATTTTATAAAAAAGTCTTAGAAAAAGAACCGTCACAGGTGCAGGCAATCTGGGCAAAAATTGTCTTCACGGGCAAGGGCAAGCCGCCCAAAGAATATAAGTCGAGTGTAGAAGTCAAAAAAGCGATAAGCGAGAATGTGAACGCCATCGGGTATATAGAAAAATCGGCAGTAGATGACAGCGTTAAAGTCATCGCGACCATACCTTGA
- a CDS encoding twin-arginine translocase TatA/TatE family subunit — MELIFGNKRISNIGSDLGKAVQGFKTGVNAGSDES, encoded by the coding sequence ATCGAACTGATCTTTGGCAATAAAAGAATCAGTAATATCGGCAGCGATCTGGGTAAGGCTGTCCAAGGATTTAAGACGGGAGTGAACGCAGGGAGCGATGAATCATGA
- a CDS encoding cupin domain-containing protein — MVTLTPDTAHAQTAGLTRTIVTRADVSVPGREAVVAKVEIAPGVVVGWHTHPGDEISYIQEGETELMVAGQPTRILKAGEGFIIPAGIVHGAKNIGSTSVKLVGVYVIEKGQALATPAAPPAQ; from the coding sequence ATCGTCACCCTAACCCCTGATACCGCACACGCTCAAACCGCTGGTTTGACCCGTACTATCGTCACGCGTGCCGATGTCTCGGTGCCAGGACGCGAAGCGGTCGTGGCAAAAGTAGAGATTGCACCAGGTGTCGTAGTCGGCTGGCACACCCATCCCGGCGACGAGATCAGCTATATCCAGGAAGGCGAAACCGAGCTGATGGTGGCCGGCCAGCCGACTCGCATCCTCAAGGCAGGCGAGGGATTTATCATACCGGCCGGCATCGTGCACGGCGCCAAAAATATTGGCAGCACCAGCGTCAAATTAGTCGGCGTCTACGTTATAGAAAAAGGCCAAGCCCTGGCAACACCGGCCGCGCCACCAGCGCAATAA
- a CDS encoding LysE family translocator, producing MHEILIASAVASAIALGAMSPGPSFVMVARIAVSRSRQQGLAAAFGMGVGGSVFAAAALLGLQALLTAVPWLYLGLKLAGGAYLLLMAYRIWSAAPDSLSVVTETPQARGSQVGSVRRAFVLGLGTQLSNPKTAIVIASIFASLVPQQASSRLLIALPLLVFAIEVLWYSTVALLLSAVAPREAYLRYKAGLDRVASSVMALLGLRLILSVGKI from the coding sequence ATGCATGAAATATTGATCGCGAGCGCAGTCGCCAGCGCCATTGCCTTGGGCGCGATGAGCCCAGGCCCTAGCTTTGTGATGGTGGCGCGAATCGCGGTGAGCCGCAGTCGTCAGCAAGGCTTAGCGGCCGCCTTCGGCATGGGTGTCGGTGGTAGTGTGTTTGCCGCCGCCGCGCTGTTGGGCTTGCAGGCTTTATTGACAGCTGTGCCGTGGCTATACTTAGGATTAAAACTAGCGGGTGGCGCGTATCTGCTGCTGATGGCATATCGCATCTGGAGTGCCGCCCCTGATAGCTTAAGTGTAGTGACTGAGACGCCGCAGGCGCGAGGATCGCAAGTGGGCAGCGTGCGTCGGGCATTTGTCTTGGGCTTGGGGACGCAATTGAGCAACCCGAAAACCGCCATCGTGATCGCCAGTATCTTCGCCTCTTTGGTGCCGCAGCAAGCCTCGTCCCGGCTCTTGATCGCTTTACCGTTACTGGTGTTTGCGATTGAGGTGCTGTGGTATAGCACGGTGGCTTTGCTACTCTCAGCCGTAGCGCCACGCGAAGCCTACTTGCGCTACAAGGCCGGATTAGATCGTGTGGCTAGTAGCGTCATGGCCTTACTGGGTTTACGTTTGATTTTGAGCGTTGGCAAGATCTGA
- the metC gene encoding cystathionine beta-lyase yields the protein MHKPTPQWQMDTLLTHAGRKGKAHSGPVNPPVIRASTMLFPNVAALNKASGTRGIYGRHGNETTHALEHALCAAEGAAACLLTPSGLSAITTTLLALLQPGDHLLMVDTTYDPTRLFCEGMLKQIGVSTTYYDPLIGAGISALMQPNTKVVFVESPGSLTFEVQDIPAIAKIAHAQGALVVSDSTWATPIGWSSFELGIDVSLHAATKYIVGHSDALMGIILTTAALAERLRCTYKQLGLTISGDDAALALRGLRTLSARLAMHRSSAHQIATWLKAQPEIAEVLYPPMEGSAGHAIWKRDFRPEYACGLMGAVFRADISEEQVAALIDRTELFGIGFSWGGFESLILPTAPRHCRSINAEHWQAPMMRLHVGLEGVQDLISDLECGFDVLRTMQVKQATMTMPINTTSHKTAA from the coding sequence ATGCACAAGCCCACCCCACAATGGCAAATGGATACCCTGCTGACCCACGCTGGCCGCAAGGGCAAAGCGCATAGCGGCCCAGTCAATCCGCCAGTGATACGCGCATCCACCATGTTGTTCCCAAATGTCGCTGCCTTAAATAAAGCCAGCGGCACCCGTGGCATCTACGGTCGCCACGGCAACGAAACCACGCACGCGCTAGAACATGCACTGTGCGCCGCCGAAGGTGCGGCCGCCTGTCTGTTGACGCCATCCGGCCTGTCCGCCATCACCACCACCCTGCTCGCTTTGCTGCAGCCGGGCGACCATTTGTTGATGGTCGACACCACCTACGATCCTACCCGTTTATTTTGCGAAGGCATGCTCAAGCAAATCGGTGTCAGCACCACCTATTACGATCCATTGATAGGCGCCGGCATCAGCGCACTGATGCAGCCCAATACCAAAGTGGTGTTCGTAGAATCACCTGGCTCGCTCACTTTTGAAGTGCAAGATATTCCCGCCATCGCCAAGATCGCGCATGCGCAAGGCGCTTTGGTGGTGTCCGACAGCACCTGGGCCACACCGATAGGCTGGTCTAGCTTTGAGCTGGGCATCGATGTCTCGCTACACGCCGCCACCAAATACATCGTCGGCCATTCCGATGCGCTGATGGGTATCATCCTCACCACTGCGGCCTTGGCCGAGCGCCTGCGCTGCACTTACAAGCAACTCGGCTTAACCATCAGCGGCGACGATGCGGCACTGGCGCTACGCGGTTTGCGCACGCTGTCGGCGCGTCTGGCGATGCACAGAAGCAGCGCGCACCAGATCGCCACCTGGTTGAAAGCGCAGCCTGAAATTGCCGAGGTGCTCTACCCGCCTATGGAAGGCAGCGCCGGCCATGCCATTTGGAAACGCGATTTCCGCCCTGAATATGCCTGCGGCCTGATGGGCGCGGTATTCCGTGCGGATATTAGCGAGGAGCAAGTGGCCGCGTTAATCGACCGTACTGAGCTGTTCGGCATAGGCTTTAGCTGGGGCGGTTTTGAAAGTCTGATACTTCCCACCGCGCCGCGCCACTGCCGCAGTATCAACGCTGAGCACTGGCAAGCGCCGATGATGCGCCTGCATGTAGGCTTGGAAGGCGTACAGGATTTGATCAGCGATCTGGAGTGTGGCTTCGATGTCTTACGCACGATGCAAGTAAAGCAAGCGACGATGACTATGCCGATCAACACGACAAGCCACAAAACAGCGGCCTGA
- a CDS encoding ferritin-like domain-containing protein, which produces MIKNLIEQSNTRRGFLRGSSVAMLSGGAVLLLAGQEANAAGSKGDIANDVGILNVALGLEHQGINAYTLGAKSGLLQKPVLDIALRFQDDHKIHRDLLIGAIVKLGGKAVEEKSLEVYAKALNAAELKSQEDILKLALSLELGATNAYLSVIPAFKDSAFAKIAARLAADEVAHWAILNNALGLPLPKAMLFGA; this is translated from the coding sequence ATGATCAAGAATTTAATCGAGCAAAGCAATACCCGACGTGGTTTTTTGCGTGGCAGTAGTGTCGCAATGTTGTCCGGTGGTGCCGTTCTCCTATTGGCGGGACAAGAGGCGAATGCGGCAGGCAGTAAGGGCGACATCGCCAATGATGTCGGCATTTTGAACGTCGCTTTAGGATTGGAGCATCAGGGGATTAACGCCTACACCTTGGGGGCCAAGAGTGGCTTGCTGCAAAAACCGGTGCTCGATATTGCGCTGCGCTTTCAGGACGATCACAAAATCCATAGAGATTTGCTGATAGGCGCCATCGTCAAACTGGGTGGAAAAGCGGTAGAGGAAAAATCTCTGGAGGTGTATGCCAAAGCACTCAATGCAGCCGAATTGAAGAGTCAGGAAGATATTTTGAAATTGGCCTTGTCCTTGGAACTAGGGGCGACCAATGCTTATCTGAGCGTGATCCCAGCGTTTAAAGATAGTGCATTTGCCAAAATCGCCGCCAGATTGGCCGCCGATGAAGTGGCGCATTGGGCCATTCTAAATAATGCCCTGGGTTTGCCCTTGCCAAAAGCCATGTTGTTCGGTGCCTGA